In the genome of Pelobacter seleniigenes DSM 18267, one region contains:
- a CDS encoding MurR/RpiR family transcriptional regulator, which translates to MTNSDFIGRLKSLDRLTKSEARVFDFFESNYPLTAFETISSIAEKAGVGKATVGRFLKRLGYESFQDFKIDLQAGVVNQLDSPLSRYSAQKSKAGEAKSNPLSEHVETSIKNLHKTRTQIAPEQLDEAAKLLASCEGRLCIMGTATSQSLAHYFFLLAKHLRDNVVLLDASLTSIRHMLVDVGPKDTLLVITHSRYGTMSAKVAKWFKNYNCPVVLLADKAVTLASTYADIQLLTSSHGTPLFNSRVASMVVIESLLIGMAPYLEEEFIKRHDLFNELRKEFSFGKSISNKNGSI; encoded by the coding sequence ATGACAAATTCAGATTTTATTGGTCGGCTCAAAAGTCTTGACCGCCTAACCAAGAGCGAGGCCAGGGTTTTTGATTTTTTTGAATCCAATTACCCCTTGACGGCTTTTGAAACGATTTCATCAATTGCTGAGAAAGCCGGGGTGGGTAAAGCGACTGTCGGCAGGTTTCTCAAACGTCTCGGCTATGAATCGTTTCAGGATTTCAAAATTGACCTGCAGGCTGGAGTTGTTAATCAACTCGATTCGCCTTTAAGCAGATATTCGGCACAAAAAAGCAAAGCCGGGGAAGCCAAGTCGAACCCACTGAGCGAACATGTCGAAACTTCGATTAAAAATCTTCATAAGACTCGCACTCAGATTGCCCCGGAACAATTGGACGAAGCAGCCAAGCTACTGGCCTCCTGCGAAGGACGTCTGTGCATTATGGGAACAGCAACTTCGCAATCCCTGGCCCACTATTTTTTTCTGTTGGCGAAGCACCTCCGTGACAATGTCGTCCTGCTCGATGCCAGTCTTACTTCCATTCGGCACATGCTTGTTGATGTCGGCCCGAAGGATACTCTGCTGGTCATAACTCATTCCCGCTATGGCACAATGTCTGCGAAGGTCGCCAAGTGGTTCAAAAACTACAACTGTCCAGTTGTTCTGCTGGCGGATAAAGCGGTGACGCTGGCTTCAACTTACGCAGACATTCAGCTGCTAACCAGTTCGCATGGAACCCCCCTGTTTAATAGCAGGGTCGCGTCAATGGTCGTTATAGAATCGTTATTGATCGGCATGGCTCCTTATCTCGAAGAAGAATTCATCAAACGTCATGACCTTTTCAATGAACTGAGAAAAGAGTTCAGCTTTGGCAAGTCAATATCAAATAAAAACGGCTCAATATAA